Part of the Pseudomonas sp. M30-35 genome is shown below.
CTCTGCAACTATATTATAGTTGCACTGATCCAAGGCAGAGACGGCATTTATGAGTCAGATTGACAAGCTGATTGCCAAGCTGACCAAAAAACCTTCCCCAAAGGATTTTTCATGGAGCCAGCTTCAGAAGGTGATGAAGCATTTCGGTTACAGTGAGCTTGAAGGTCAGGGGTCAAGGAAAAAATTTTTCCATCCAGAAACCGGACATAAAGTGCTTCTTCATAAGAGGCATCCCGATAGCACTCTAATCGGCCCTCAAATTGAGGATGTTGTTGAATCGCTAATATCACAGGGTTATTTGAAAAATGACAACTAAGACGCTTGAGTACAAGGGATTTCAAGGGTCGGTAGATTTTGACGCACTCTCTGATGAGATGTATGGAAAAATCTTACACATTAACGACCTCGTAACTTATACATCTGACTCTATTAAAGGGTTGCGTGAGGAGTTTGAAGAGTCAGTTGACGACTATTTGGAAACTTGTGTTCAACTTGGACTTGATCCAGAGAAGCCATTGTCAGGATCTTTTAATGTGCGAGTTGGAATACAACTACATAAAGAACTCGCGAGATATGCAGCTAGAAATGGTTGTTCTATAAATGAAGTTGTAAAAGATGCAGTGAATTGCCATGTCAACGGTGTGCGTAATGAAGTTCACCACCATCATTATGCTTATAATGAATATGAATCTAGTGAAATCATTATGAGAAAAGCTGTTAGTCGTCCGCAGCTTACGGTGGTGAAATGAGCCTTATAAATGCGGCTTTAAAACAAGTCACTATATCAAATGTTTTCGGTCGTTCGTACGAAGATGGAATAGATGAAACATCGCCCGGTTTTAAGGCTAGGTTTGGACTTTCAATAAATTCGGAGGACTTTGGATCGGAGAATGGTTATAGCTTCCAAGTGACTCAAAATTTTGAAGCTGTATTTTCTGAGAAAGAAGAGCCTTTTTTTAGAATTGAAATTATTGGGCATTTTTGCGCATTGCGCCCGAACGGTATGAAAGAGTGGATTGATACTGAGGAGGCCGCCTATATATTAGGTGCAACGTTGTATCCTTATCTTAGGAACCTTTCCAAGCCTCTTTTAGAAGGGCTTGGTTCTGCGCAAGTAGATTTCCCGTGGAGCTCACCTCCGATTTCAAAAATCACTCAAAAAAAAGTAAAAAGAAAAACAACTAAAAAAAACTAAGTTAACCCGGCTTTTATGCCGGGTTTATTTTTCATACGACCACGTTTTTTCTCGTAATCCTTCTGTGCATTCCTTTACGTCATCATCAATGACGTTCCCGGGTTTTATGCTTTCTTTCACGGCACCTCCTAGCGGGCCACATTTTAAAGCTTGGAGGTGTCTACGAAACTAGAGGGGGAATTCACATTGCTCGGAGGGCTTATGTCTGCTAAATACCAAATATTCGTTAGTTCTACGTATGTTGATCTCAAGGATGAAAGAGATCTTGTAATTAGAGCGATTCTGGAAATGGGGCATATTCCTGTTGGTATGGAAATGTTTAGTGCTGCCGATGAGGAACAGTGGAATATTATAAAGCGTCAAATAGATCAGTCAGATTATTATGTTCTTATTGCCGCGCATCGTTACGGTTCTTGTGACTCATCAGGACTTAGCTATACTGAAAAGGAGTACAATTATGCACGTGAGATTGGTGTGCCAGCGTTAGGCTTTCTTCTTGAGGAATCGGTTAGCTGGCCGAGAGAAAAATCTGAAACGTGCCCTGTTGCAATAGATCGTTTGAATTTATTCAAGACAAAAATCAGAGATAGGCCTGTCAGTTTTTGGCGCTCAACTGATGATTTGTATGGGAAATGTTCTATTGCATTGGTTAAAGCTTTTAATGCATATCCTCGTGAAGGCTGGGTTAGAGCATCACAAGTTCAAGATACTGCTGCTTCAAAGGAGATTGTTCGACTAAGTGGTGAGAACGCGGAGTTGCGAGAAAGGATTTTGGGATATGAGAGGGCTGATAGCGAAGAGACTGCTATAACTGAAGCCTTGGACCTGCTTAGATCAAATTTTAAGAGTATCAACGTCTGGCGGAAAGGGGATAAAACTTGGAGTGAAGGTGCTGAGGTAACTCTATATCAGATTTTTGAAGTTCTTGCTCCAGAGCTTCAAGTTGAGTCTGATTTAGTGACTATTGCTAAGTTTATTGCAACTAATGCTATCGGTATTTCTAGCTCTGAAATTAGAAGTACTTGGCCGACTCCTCGTAATGTAATCAGGGCAATATTAGCCGACTTTGCAGCTTTGAATTGCATTGTACCCTCAACGCGCAAGAAACCTGTAGCTAATACTAATGAGTATTGGACGCTTGGTGAGTTCGGAGTAAAACTCTTGGCACATATGCGTCGTAGGCGACTTGCTAAAATAGAGAGTCTTTTGCCAATCGACTCTGACTCTGACTCTGATGCTGATGTCGATGCAAGTGTAGGGTAGTTGTAATTGAGTTGAGGGTTTACCATTCGTTGGTTCATAAGCCCTCCATGCACTCCTTCACGTCATCATCAATAACGTTCCCAGGCTTAATGTATTCCTTCATGGTGCGTCTAACTCCGCGATTGGTTTCGCGTTCTTTTCGATATTGGGCTTTAAGGTTTGCGCGTGCAGCTTCGCCCATCGGGCTGTTAGATCCAGCGAATAACTCACTGACTAGATGATTCAAGGTCTTGCTGTCGGCTTCGGCAGCTGGGCGTATAGCGTCGCTACAGGCTTTGATTCTTCTGCAAGGGCTGGGCCTGCTGTTAGGGCTAGTACAACAAATATCCTTTTCACACTTATTTTCCATTCCTTCGAGCGTACCAGCGTCTAGCAACTTTATTAGTGATCACTACCCCAAGTTTTGACCTGGAAAGTTTCTGTTTACCTCGTCGAAATTAGGGCTAGTTTCGCCATTCGCGGGATCTGTCCTTTGCCCTAGAGAGTACTAGGGGTGGCAGTCTGCTATCAAGCCCACTTCGTTTGTCATAACGAATCGTCTTGCAGCGTTCTTCCTTGATACCAGCAGCCTTGCTGGTTTGTATTTAGGGGAAAAGGTTCTAGCTTTGCAGTGCGCAGGTGGGCTTAGTCTCAAGCTATCTCAACGGTCAAGATTGGGAGCCGT
Proteins encoded:
- a CDS encoding type II toxin-antitoxin system HicA family toxin; amino-acid sequence: MSQIDKLIAKLTKKPSPKDFSWSQLQKVMKHFGYSELEGQGSRKKFFHPETGHKVLLHKRHPDSTLIGPQIEDVVESLISQGYLKNDN
- a CDS encoding type II toxin-antitoxin system HicB family antitoxin, whose translation is MTTKTLEYKGFQGSVDFDALSDEMYGKILHINDLVTYTSDSIKGLREEFEESVDDYLETCVQLGLDPEKPLSGSFNVRVGIQLHKELARYAARNGCSINEVVKDAVNCHVNGVRNEVHHHHYAYNEYESSEIIMRKAVSRPQLTVVK
- a CDS encoding DUF4062 domain-containing protein — translated: MSAKYQIFVSSTYVDLKDERDLVIRAILEMGHIPVGMEMFSAADEEQWNIIKRQIDQSDYYVLIAAHRYGSCDSSGLSYTEKEYNYAREIGVPALGFLLEESVSWPREKSETCPVAIDRLNLFKTKIRDRPVSFWRSTDDLYGKCSIALVKAFNAYPREGWVRASQVQDTAASKEIVRLSGENAELRERILGYERADSEETAITEALDLLRSNFKSINVWRKGDKTWSEGAEVTLYQIFEVLAPELQVESDLVTIAKFIATNAIGISSSEIRSTWPTPRNVIRAILADFAALNCIVPSTRKKPVANTNEYWTLGEFGVKLLAHMRRRRLAKIESLLPIDSDSDSDADVDASVG